In a genomic window of Strix aluco isolate bStrAlu1 chromosome 3, bStrAlu1.hap1, whole genome shotgun sequence:
- the LOC141921208 gene encoding uncharacterized protein LOC141921208 produces MSKCDPLRTHIPFLVGKRKLMGTLPAVDVCDEVLLRGEGIDKLYDLLEAHRSRPSVQGLDWARKHWFQVQSVVDRIRVLQKEAKVKKGKGKSIICAVLGASLVAAMEEKKEKSRQNDIVTDSLQSAIQSLQNQLREAKEVVEDQKEQIMILKSELREQLLAETDTLAEAQVKLLEKGIRQIYPQGDLQKARETVESLPHMYPLVKTEYIYEDDSDHRPQVITKEVPFTSTELAKLKKDFARTAKESETEYVWRVSLSGGDGILLSEKEAEGYWGPGVFLTTGDHRAPWSLTQRVAYWAGGLNPLERGDPLAITGTVDQLVESVQKAACLQMMYDRELKPNQGSPMMMPVDPERMTPLIRGLPDSLKPIGIQLQGKIQNSSNVERMTASLEGIVTPDHRQPGRKVWTWGEVAQELINFGRKYGPVSGSSQRIETRILRAAEKIIGRQSSMKKGQGLGSPRFQNSGRERPLTRQGLWQLGLQKGVPRDLMDGLSACGTQ; encoded by the coding sequence ATGTCAAagtgtgaccctctcaggacgCATATCCCCTTTTTAGTTGGAAAGAGAAAATTGATGGGAACCTTGCCGGCAGTCGATGTTTGTGATGAGGTGCTCTTGCGGGGCGAAGGAATAGATAAGTTATATGATCTTTTGGAGGCGCACCGGTCTCGTCCCTCGGTCCAGGGACTTGATTGGGCGAGAAAACATTGGTTCCAGGTGCAGAGTGTGGTGGATAGAATCAGGGTGTTACAAAAGGAAGCTAAAGttaagaagggaaaaggaaaatctataatTTGTGCAGTACTAGGAGCGAGTCTGGTAGCTGcgatggaagagaaaaaagagaagtctCGCCAAAATGACATTGTCACAGATTCCCTGCAGTCGGCCATACAGAGCCTGCAGAATCAATTGAGAGAAGCCAAAGAAGTAGTAGAGGACCAAAAGGAGCAAATCATGATACTGAAAAGTGAGTTGAGGGAACAACTTTTGGCAGAGACAGACACACTGGCGGAGGCACAAGTGAAGCTTTTAGAGAAAGGAATACGTCAAATTTACCCACAAGGGGATCTGCAGAAGGCAAGAGAAACCGTAGAAAGTCTTCCCCATATGTATCCTTTGGTCAAAACAGAATATATATACGAGGACGATAGCGATCATCGTCCTCAAGTAAttaccaaagaagtcccatttacatcaaccgaattggcaaagttgaaaaaagattttgcaaggactgcaaaggaatcagagacggaatatgtgtggagagtgtctttgtcaggaggggatggaatcttattgtcagagaaggaagcagagggatattggggtccgggtgtGTTTTTAACTACCGGTGACCACCGAGCCCCATGGTCATTAACTCAGAGAGTCGCGTATTGGGCTGGAGGGCTGAATcccttggagaggggggatccccttgccataacaggaacggtggatcagttagtggaaagtgtgcagaaggcagcctgcctgcagatgatgtatgatcgggagctcaagcctaaccagggctccccgatgatgatgcctgtggacccagagaggatgaccCCCCTGATACGGGGACTTCCTGACTCCCTAAAACCCATTGGCATTCAGTTACAAGGGAAAATTCAAAATAGTTCCAATGTAGAGAGAATGACGGCCAGTCTTGAGGGGATAGTGACTCCTGACCACCGACAGccagggaggaaagtatggacatggggagaggtggCCCAAGAACtaattaattttgggagaaaatatggccccgTCAGCGGGTCGTCGCAAAGGATAGAAACTAGGATTTTACGGGCTGCAGAGAAAATTATCGGTCGACAATCATCTATGAAGAAGGGCCAAGGCCTGGGATCACCCCGATTTCAGAACTCTGGGAGAGAGAGAcccctaactcgacagggactgtggcaactaGGGCTTCAGAAGGGTGTTCCCCGTGACTTGATGGATGGGCTGAGCGCGTGTGGGACGCAGTGA